In Xanthomonas sp. SI, the following are encoded in one genomic region:
- a CDS encoding type IV pilus secretin PilQ family protein, translated as MTFSKALSLRPIRRHATVRLRALGLAALLGSSAAMGAALAATPAAGPAQATAQAPAKLTVSKIDFKRGDGDAGRLILHFSGAGASPDLRTQGNTVVVDVGNAALPAELQHPLNVTDFATPVQRIDAKPYAGGAQLVLSTNGAFESMAYQSGNEYVVEISPRTSAPAVGAVSAATVSQAAAQVAARGYSGRPVTFNFQDVPVRTVLQLIAEESNLNIVASDTVQGSVTLRLVNVPWDQALDIVLRAKGLDKRRDGAVVWVAPQQELAKFEQDKEDARIAIENREDLSTDYIQINYHSASTIFKALTEAKGIGGGSGGGGGGGGGSGQTDNGFLSPRGRIVADERTNTLMISDIPKKIAQMRELINVIDRPVDQVLIEGRIVIATDTFARDLGAKFGIGGTHTYGDNTATVGSGAAGGGSAATRGLNVDLSGPSLTSATTLPSLAYTLLGSNFNLDLELSALQEEGRGEVISNPRIVTSNQREAVIKQGKEIGYVTITGGTGGTAATPNVQFKEVLLELKVTPTITDDNRVFLNMNVKKDEVERFVVLDNYGTVPEINRREINTAVLVDDGQTVVIGGVYEFSDRNSISKVPFLGDIPFLGNLFKKRGRSKSKAELLIFVTPKVMRVAKRAPAAG; from the coding sequence ATGACTTTTTCCAAAGCCCTGAGCCTGCGTCCCATCCGGCGCCACGCGACGGTGCGGCTACGCGCATTGGGGTTGGCGGCGCTGCTGGGGAGTTCGGCCGCGATGGGCGCGGCGCTGGCGGCGACGCCTGCGGCGGGTCCGGCGCAGGCGACAGCGCAGGCACCGGCCAAGCTCACGGTGTCGAAGATCGACTTCAAGCGCGGCGACGGCGATGCGGGGCGGCTGATCCTGCACTTCAGCGGCGCCGGCGCCAGTCCCGACTTGCGCACCCAGGGCAACACCGTGGTGGTCGATGTCGGCAACGCCGCGTTGCCGGCGGAGTTGCAGCATCCGCTCAACGTCACCGATTTCGCCACTCCGGTACAGCGCATCGACGCCAAGCCGTACGCCGGCGGCGCGCAGCTGGTGCTGAGCACCAATGGCGCGTTCGAGTCGATGGCCTACCAGTCCGGGAACGAATATGTGGTGGAGATTTCGCCGCGGACCTCGGCGCCGGCGGTGGGCGCGGTCAGCGCGGCCACGGTCAGCCAGGCGGCGGCGCAGGTCGCCGCGCGCGGCTATAGCGGCCGCCCGGTGACGTTCAACTTCCAGGACGTGCCGGTGCGCACCGTGCTGCAGCTGATCGCCGAGGAATCCAACCTCAACATCGTCGCCTCCGACACCGTGCAGGGCAGCGTCACTCTGCGCCTGGTCAACGTGCCGTGGGACCAGGCGCTGGACATCGTGCTGCGCGCCAAGGGCCTGGACAAGCGCCGCGACGGCGCCGTGGTCTGGGTCGCGCCGCAGCAGGAGCTGGCCAAGTTCGAGCAGGACAAGGAAGACGCGCGGATCGCGATCGAGAACCGCGAGGACCTGAGCACCGACTACATCCAGATCAACTACCACAGCGCCAGCACGATCTTCAAAGCGCTGACCGAGGCCAAGGGGATCGGCGGCGGCTCCGGTGGCGGAGGCGGTGGCGGCGGCGGTAGCGGCCAGACCGACAACGGCTTCCTGTCGCCGCGCGGGCGCATCGTCGCCGACGAGCGCACCAACACGCTGATGATCAGCGACATTCCGAAGAAGATCGCGCAGATGCGCGAGCTGATCAATGTCATCGACCGTCCGGTCGACCAGGTGCTGATCGAGGGCCGCATCGTCATCGCGACCGATACCTTCGCCCGCGATCTGGGCGCCAAGTTCGGCATCGGCGGCACCCATACCTACGGCGACAACACCGCTACCGTCGGCAGCGGGGCGGCGGGCGGCGGCAGCGCGGCCACGCGCGGGCTCAACGTCGATCTGAGCGGTCCCAGCCTCACCAGTGCGACGACCTTGCCGAGCCTGGCCTATACGCTGCTCGGATCCAACTTCAACTTGGATCTGGAGCTGTCGGCGCTGCAGGAAGAGGGCCGTGGCGAAGTCATCTCCAACCCTCGCATCGTCACTTCCAACCAGCGCGAAGCGGTGATCAAGCAAGGTAAGGAAATCGGCTACGTCACCATCACCGGCGGTACCGGCGGGACTGCGGCGACGCCGAACGTGCAGTTCAAGGAAGTGCTGTTGGAACTGAAGGTCACCCCGACCATCACCGACGACAATCGCGTCTTCCTGAACATGAACGTGAAGAAGGACGAGGTCGAGCGCTTCGTGGTGCTGGATAACTACGGCACGGTCCCGGAAATCAACCGCCGCGAGATCAATACCGCAGTGCTGGTGGACGACGGCCAGACCGTGGTGATCGGCGGCGTGTACGAGTTCAGCGACCGCAACAGCATTTCCAAGGTGCCGTTCCTGGGCGATATCCCGTTCCTGGGCAATCTGTTCAAGAAGCGCGGCCGCAGCAAGAGCAAGGCCGAGCTGCTGATCTTCGTGACCCCGAAGGTGATGCGCGTGGCCAAGCGCGCGCCTGCCGCCGGCTGA
- a CDS encoding MoxR family ATPase: MNTTPSSFDPTPAAPEQQRLHAAFLALRDGLSETIVGQSALVERLLIALLADGHLLVEGAPGLAKTTAIRALAARLEADFARVQFTPDLLPADLTGTEVWRPQESRFEFLPGPIFHPILLADEINRAPAKVQSALLEAMGERQVTVGRHTYALPKLFLVMATQNPIEQEGTFPLPEAQLDRFLMHVRIGYPEAAAEAEILRLARERARETLDHGEAPPPRMPLDDVFAARRAVLSLHMAPPLERYLIELVLASRDASGYDPALARRIAWGASPRGSIALERCARARAWLAGRDFVTPDDVRAVAPDVLRHRVLPSYEATAEGWDGDRLVAALLDKVPPP, from the coding sequence ATGAACACCACGCCCTCCAGCTTCGATCCCACTCCCGCCGCGCCCGAGCAGCAGCGCCTGCACGCGGCGTTCCTTGCCCTGCGCGACGGCCTGTCCGAAACCATCGTCGGCCAGTCCGCGTTGGTGGAGCGCTTGCTGATCGCGCTGCTCGCCGATGGCCACCTGCTGGTCGAAGGCGCGCCTGGCTTGGCCAAGACCACCGCGATCCGCGCGCTGGCCGCGCGGCTGGAAGCGGATTTCGCCCGTGTCCAGTTCACCCCGGACCTGTTGCCGGCCGACCTGACCGGGACCGAGGTATGGCGTCCGCAGGAAAGCCGCTTCGAGTTCCTGCCCGGGCCGATCTTCCATCCGATTCTGCTCGCCGACGAGATCAACCGCGCGCCGGCCAAGGTGCAGTCGGCGTTGCTGGAAGCCATGGGCGAGCGCCAGGTCACCGTCGGCCGGCATACCTATGCGCTGCCGAAGCTGTTCCTGGTGATGGCGACGCAGAACCCGATCGAGCAGGAAGGCACGTTCCCGCTGCCGGAAGCGCAGCTGGACCGGTTCCTGATGCATGTGCGGATCGGCTATCCGGAGGCCGCCGCCGAGGCCGAGATCCTGCGCCTGGCGCGCGAGCGCGCACGCGAAACCCTGGACCACGGCGAAGCGCCGCCGCCGCGGATGCCACTGGACGACGTGTTCGCCGCGCGCCGTGCAGTGCTGTCGCTGCACATGGCGCCGCCGCTGGAGCGCTACCTGATCGAACTGGTGCTGGCCTCGCGCGACGCCAGCGGCTACGACCCGGCACTGGCGCGGCGCATTGCCTGGGGCGCGAGTCCGCGCGGCTCGATCGCGCTGGAGCGCTGCGCGCGCGCACGTGCCTGGCTGGCGGGACGCGATTTCGTGACCCCCGACGACGTGCGCGCCGTCGCGCCGGACGTGTTGCGCCATCGCGTGCTGCCCAGCTACGAAGCCACGGCCGAGGGCTGGGACGGCGATCGTCTGGTCGCAGCGCTGCTGGACAAGGTGCCGCCGCCTTGA
- a CDS encoding DUF58 domain-containing protein, producing MPPQTPRADAATGAAGVRPSLAELVALRATVARVPPPRRGRHGLSGSAPAALRGRGMEYAESREYVAGDDVRHIDWRLTARSGRTHTKLFQAERERLSLIVADTAPTLYFGTRVRFKSVQAARAGAVAAWTAQRQGDRLAALRGSRSEAPVPPAAGPRGALRVLDALARWYAQPPQDDAGLGVALEHAAKLLRPGSRLVVLADPASAHAIPAARWAGLALHNDVVLLLLADALELQPPRAALPFWAGGRRVEIDLQAASAQQRWHEQFVAPLETLAAELPGRGVQVRVLRSDAASESWLLPVPGGSAPR from the coding sequence ATGCCTCCGCAGACGCCACGCGCCGATGCCGCGACCGGCGCGGCCGGCGTGCGGCCGTCTCTGGCCGAACTGGTGGCGCTGCGCGCGACGGTGGCACGGGTGCCGCCGCCGCGGCGCGGCCGCCATGGCCTCAGCGGCAGTGCGCCGGCGGCGCTGCGCGGTCGCGGCATGGAGTACGCCGAGTCGCGCGAATACGTGGCCGGCGACGACGTGCGCCACATCGACTGGCGGCTCACCGCGCGTAGCGGGCGCACCCATACCAAGCTGTTCCAGGCCGAGCGCGAGCGGCTCAGCCTGATCGTGGCCGATACCGCGCCGACGCTGTATTTCGGCACCCGCGTGCGGTTCAAGTCGGTGCAGGCGGCGCGTGCGGGGGCGGTGGCGGCGTGGACCGCACAGCGCCAGGGCGACCGCCTGGCCGCCTTGCGCGGCAGCCGCAGCGAGGCGCCGGTACCGCCTGCGGCCGGGCCGCGCGGCGCATTGCGCGTGCTCGACGCGCTGGCGCGCTGGTACGCGCAACCGCCGCAGGACGATGCCGGCCTCGGCGTGGCGCTGGAACACGCGGCCAAGCTGCTGCGGCCGGGCTCGCGGCTGGTGGTGCTGGCCGATCCGGCCAGCGCGCATGCGATTCCGGCGGCGCGCTGGGCCGGGCTGGCGCTGCACAACGATGTGGTGCTGCTGCTGTTGGCCGACGCGCTGGAACTGCAGCCGCCGCGGGCGGCGTTGCCGTTCTGGGCCGGCGGGCGGCGGGTGGAAATCGATTTGCAGGCGGCCAGTGCGCAACAGCGCTGGCACGAACAATTCGTCGCGCCGCTGGAAACCCTGGCGGCCGAACTGCCCGGCCGCGGCGTGCAGGTGCGCGTGCTGCGCAGCGATGCGGCCAGCGAATCCTGGCTGCTGCCGGTGCCCGGCGGGAGCGCGCCGCGATGA
- a CDS encoding DUF4381 family protein — MTPQQLPLRDVHLPPAPPWWPPAPGWLLLGAALLLALGIALGLWAWRRARLRRWQRQFDAALVTGAAPAQVAAVSELLRRAARRRDPAAAALQGEPWLRFLDGGKRKDFSVGPGRVLLDGGYRRDLEHAQLQALLPLARRRFLELMGGRRA; from the coding sequence ATGACGCCGCAACAGCTGCCGTTGCGCGATGTGCATCTGCCGCCGGCGCCGCCGTGGTGGCCGCCGGCGCCGGGCTGGTTGCTGCTCGGCGCAGCGCTGTTGTTGGCGCTGGGGATCGCGCTCGGCCTGTGGGCCTGGCGGCGCGCGCGCCTGCGCCGCTGGCAGCGCCAGTTCGATGCGGCGCTCGTTACCGGCGCTGCGCCGGCGCAAGTGGCCGCGGTGTCGGAACTGCTGCGCCGCGCAGCGCGGCGGCGCGACCCGGCCGCCGCCGCATTGCAGGGCGAGCCATGGCTGCGCTTCCTCGACGGCGGCAAGCGCAAGGACTTCTCCGTGGGACCGGGCCGCGTGCTGCTCGATGGCGGCTATCGGCGCGACCTGGAGCATGCGCAACTGCAGGCGCTGCTGCCGCTGGCGCGGCGCCGCTTCCTCGAGCTGATGGGCGGGCGCCGCGCATGA